The genomic segment GGCACTCCCAACAAAGAGAGTCCTTTCAACACACGCCTTCACAGCGTGACCATGTATAGATCTTCCCAACTCAAGACCTGCCATACCAGCACACGCACTCAGAGCACTTGAGATCATATAATCAGAGGTCTCAACAATATCCTTCCTTGAACGTAGATATAACAGAGACGCCTTCTCATCCTCATGATTCTGCACATAAGCAGCAACCAATGAGCACCAAGAAACAGCATTCTTTGCTCCCATTTCAGCAAAGACAATCTCACTGCAAAGAATCTGTTTACACTTCCCATAGAAATCAATCAACCCATTGTACACTGAAACATCTGAATCAAACCCAAATCGGAACACAAGCCCATGCAACTGCTTTCCTAGATCCAAATGTAACCCATCAGAACAAGCATTAAGGAAACCACAAAAAGTAATCGAATTTGGCTGCCCACCAATCCTTCTAAACTCTATAAAGGCTTCAATAGCTTCCCTAGGCTTTCCATCAATCACAGAGTTAGTTATGTAAGCATTCCAAGTTTCACAGTTCCTCTCAGGAATTTCGTCGAACAACTTCCGTGCATCATCTCTAAGCCTAGTCTTGCAATACATATCGAAAGCACTACACCCAACAAACACATCAAGTATCCTTCCACACTTCACAGCAAGCCCATGAATCTGTTTCCCAGTTACGGGTAAGCGCAAAGAACCCACAGCTTTAAAGGCACAAGGGAAAGTGAAATCATTTGGAACAACACCTTCTCGTCGCATTTCGAAGAATTCAAACAGAGCGGTGGAGAAGTGACCGTTATTAACGAGTCCAGAGACAAGCGAGGTCCAAGAGACGACGTTCCGAGCAGGCGTGAGACGGAGAACGATTCGAGCTGATTCGGGATGGTCGAGTTTTGAGTATAAGCTGATGAGGTAGTTCGCGAGAAACGGTGGAGGCGGTGAATCGAGGGTTTTGACGATTCTCGCGTGGGCGACGCGACCCAAACGCAAGGAACTCGTGGAGATTGCGTTCTTGAGAAGTAACCCAAGTGCGTCCGCGGAGAGGAGGCTCATCACTGACGCCGGCGATCGGAAAGGTCATAGCTTTCACACTTTTCAGaccggtgaagaagaaggaaacaacgAATGGCATAATGGTAATTTCATATATTCACTGGGCGAAGAAGTATCAATCAAAGGGTATAATAGTAATTTGCGCTCGCGTCTGATTGAAAGAGAGTAGTATATAAAACGAATGAATCGAACAGTTTTGTAATCTTCTCCTCTCTTGTTGTTGAGCTCTTTAAGATCGGCCTTACTCTGTTCTCGACTCGAGTCCCTAAAGTTCGTatctttatttgttgttttcttcgattcaacttttaatttgttaatttgtgTAGTTAGGTTTTGTCTCCAAAGCTATTGTTACAAATTGTATAATTCAcctttgttttgtgtattttttttggtgcttTCTCTATCgcaggaattagggtttttttttttttgggtctgcTTCGATGGATATGGAAGAAGAGATGTGTCAAACTCCTCATGGGtaattcaaattcaattcaCTCGTTATAATTTATCAATTTGTTTACACTTCTTTATATGGTTTCTGTCTGCATTGATTATATCTTTAGATTGAGACATATGATCAATGTCGTTTAATTTGGGAATAGATAAGCATATTAAGGGGGCTTTAACAATTAGTAAAGTCATGTTGTTTGATTCAGTTACATTTATGATGAACTTTGCACAGATTTGATGATGAATCAGTTCCAATGAGTAAGGAGACTGAACCAGTCCGGGTGGACAAAGAGGACTTTCAGGAAAACGGATTCCACAAGGAAGGTGATGGTGATCATGAGAAGTTAAATGGTAACAGAAGCTCCTTGACTCCCAGAGGAACTGATTTGAATCAACACCCGGCGATTCCGCCGGCTTCTAGTGGTCAAGGTTTGCCATATGCACCTGTGGATTTCCCTAGCCCTGGTGATGTTTGGAGTTGGAGAGTTGGGAAGAGAGTGTATAACACCGGGTTCCATAAGGATCGGTTTCTTATTCTCCCGGAGAGGCTTAGGGTAAAGAATGCACCCAAATTTTTCGCAGGCAAAAACACTCTTTCTCGTTATCTTGAAACGAGGTTTCCTGATACGGATGTTAATTCATTCTATGCATCTTTTACTTGGTCTATTCCGGCTTTGTCTCAGCCCACTAATAGAGGTATATATTaatgctctcttcttcttttgcatcAGCCATGAACACATGAATGATGttcccttttcttttctatGTGTGCAGTTGATGATGCGTCTTTGTTTGAAGAGACATCCaaagaaggagagaaacaaGATGAGATTGCTGAGGATGGTGAAAAAGAAGGAACAACTTCACGTTACAGCCAGAGGAAGAGAAAACTGGTGAAGCAGGCACAGAGTTATGAACCTGTTGCAGGAAAAACTAAAGCAACACCCAGTAAAAAGAGAGTTACAACAACTTCTGCAGCCACCAAACAGAATTCAGCTCGGCAATCCTCCTCGAGACGCTCCACAAGACAGCAACAAGGCGATGTGGTTGACTTGGACGAAGATGCAAAGAAGAACGGTAAGAGAATGAAGAAACGCAGAGGTAACTCTGCAGAGGAAGAAGTAGAAAAATCGGTTCCTCATATCTATGTTTCTCCCATAAACGGTGTCCTTGCAGTCTCTCACGCTCCTGTGGATATAAACCCTGAAGAGTTTGACAGTTATCTCAACTCTCTAGATAACCTTCTTCAGCAACAGCCTTCAGAAGCGGGACAGGAGTCTTCATCATCTCTTCCCGTTAGTGAGAGCTCTCCAGTGAAACAACATGAATGGGCAGANCAACACCTTCTCGTCGCATTTCGAAGAATTCAAACAGAGCGGTGGAGAAGTGACCGTTATTAACGAGTCCAGAGACAAGCGAGGTCCAAGAGACGACGTTCCGAGCAGGCGTGAGACGGAGAACGATTCGAGCTGATTCGGGATGGTCGAGTTTTGAGTATAAGCTGATGAGGTAGTTCGCGAGAAACGGTGGAGGCGGTGAATCGAGGGTTTTGACGATTCTCGCGTGGGCGACGCGACCCAAACGCAAGGAACTCGTGGAGATTGCGTTCTTGAGAAGTAACCCAAGTGCGTCCGCGGAGAGGAGGCTCATCACTGACGCCGGCGATCGGAAAGGTCATAGCTTTCACACTTTTCAGaccggtgaagaagaaggaaacaacgAATGGCATAATGGTAATTTCATATATTCACTGGGCGAAGAAGTATCAATCAAAGGGTATAATAGTAATTTGCGCTCGCGTCTGATTGAAAGAGAGTAGTATATAAAACGAATGAATCGAACAGTTTTGTAATCTTCTCCTCTCTTGTTGTTGAGCTCTTTAAGATCGGCCTTACTCTGTTCTCGACTCGAGTCCCTAAAGTTCGTatctttatttgttgttttcttcgattcaacttttaatttgttaatttgtgTAGTTAGGTTTTGTCTCCAAAGCTATTGTTACAAATTGTATAATTCAcctttgttttgtgtattttttttggtgcttTCTCTATCgcaggaattagggtttttttttttttgggtctgcTTCGATGGATATGGAAGAAGAGATGTGTCAAACTCCTCATGGGtaattcaaattcaattcaCTCGTTATAATTTATCAATTTGTTTACACTTCTTTATATGGTTTCTGTCTGCATTGATTATATCTTTAGATTGAGACATATGATCAATGTCGTTTAATTTGGGAATAGATAAGCATATTAAGGGGGCTTTAACAATTAGTAAAGTCATGTTGTTTGATTCAGTTACATTTATGATGAACTTTGCACAGATTTGATGATGAATCAGTTCCAATGAGTAAGGAGACTGAACCAGTCCGGGTGGACAAAGAGGACTTTCAGGAAAACGGATTCCACAAGGAAGGTGATGGTGATCATGAGAAGTTAAATGGTAACAGAAGCTCCTTGACTCCCAGAGGAACTGATTTGAATCAACACCCGGCGATTCCGCCGGCTTCTAGTGGTCAAGGTTTGCCATATGCACCTGTGGATTTCCCTAGCCCTGGTGATGTTTGGAGTTGGAGAGTTGGGAAGAGAGTGTATAACACCGGGTTCCATAAGGATCGGTTTCTTATTCTCCCGGAGAGGCTTAGGGTAAAGAATGCACCCAAATTTTTCGCAGGCAAAAACACTCTTTCTCGTTATCTTGAAACGAGGTTTCCTGATACGGATGTTAATTCATTCTATGCATCTTTTACTTGGTCTATTCCGGCTTTGTCTCAGCCCACTAATAGAGGTATATATTaatgctctcttcttcttttgcatcAGCCATGAACACATGAATGATGttcccttttcttttctatGTGTGCAGTTGATGATGCGTCTTTGTTTGAAGAGACATCCaaagaaggagagaaacaaGATGAGATTGCTGAGGATGGTGAAAAAGAAGGAACAACTTCACGTTACAGCCAGAGGAAGAGAAAACTGGTGAAGCAGGCACAGAGTTATGAACCTGTTGCAGGAAAAACTAAAGCAACACCCAGTAAAAAGAGAGTTACAACAACTTCTGCAGCCACCAAACAGAATTCAGCTCGGCAATCCTCCTCGAGACGCTCCACAAGACAGCAACAAGGCGATGTGGTTGACTTGGACGAAGATGCAAAGAAGAACGGTAAGAGAATGAAGAAACGCAGAGGTAACTCTGCAGAGGAAGAAGTAGAAAAATCGGTTCCTCATATCTATGTTTCTCCCATAAACGGTGTCCTTGCAGTCTCTCACGCTCCTGTGGATATAAACCCTGAAGAGTTTGACAGTTATCTCAACTCTCTAGATAACCTTCTTCAGCAACAGCCTTCAGAAGCGGGACAGGAGTCTTCATCATCTCTTCCCGTTAGTGAGAGCTCTCCAGTGAAACAACATGAATGGGCAGAAGCTCGAATGAAGCTTTCATCGCTTCTTgaaaaagatttattttcctTGTTCATGTCTAATGAAGCTGTGGAGATAGCAAGCTTGGCCACTAAACTCAAGAAAGATCCAATCCTTTCAGCTGAAGAAATAGTAAGGTTGAAGCTTATCGAAGAGATTCCTACTTTCAGCGATGTTTTTCAGGAGAACAAAAGCGTGATACAAGATGCAAACAGGTTCTTCTCGGCTCTCGAGCTTAACAAAGGCAAAGTCGCATCACTCAAGTACGAATACAGCGACCTAAAGGAGAAGCTAGGAAATATCCAAACAGAAGTCGATACAAACACCGAGACAATCCGTGAAATCGACGAGCAAATCACGCAGCTTCAAGCTAAACGGACAGAGCTGACCCGATGCAACGGTaataaggagaaagagaaggttgATCTAAGCTTTGGCCAGAAGATGGTTGCAAACTCAATACCTAAAGTGGTACAAGAAGTTCAAGCAGCTAACTTGAAGAAACCTGATTGGGAAATGAAGAAAGACAATGCTCTTAAACGTGAAGCAGAGATCCTTGATaaattctcttctctcaaaggATTCTATTTCTAAACCATTATAGGGTTATATACTTGTGAACTCTTGAAACGTGCAAAAAAATTTACTCTTTTGTCCATTTCCATAAACTCTCTGCAACTCTTTAAGTTAAACCATTACAAAGATCTTAACTTTGATGCAATTAGACTAAAAAGATCTTAACTTTGATGTCATTAGATTAAAAAGTCAAGATTTTTCTGATTTTCAGAAACAATCATATGATTACAAATCACATTTAGATTACTAACTAATGTACAAGCACTATCAAATCACTAccgttgtcttc from the Camelina sativa cultivar DH55 chromosome 12, Cs, whole genome shotgun sequence genome contains:
- the LOC104732146 gene encoding uncharacterized protein LOC104732146 isoform X2 translates to MDMEEEMCQTPHGFDDESVPMSKETEPVRVDKEDFQENGFHKEGDGDHEKLNGNRSSLTPRGTDLNQHPAIPPASSGQGLPYAPVDFPSPGDVWSWRVGKRVYNTGFHKDRFLILPERLRVKNAPKFFAGKNTLSRYLETRFPDTDVNSFYASFTWSIPALSQPTNRVDDASLFEETSKEGEKQDEIAEDGEKEGTTSRYSQRKRKLVKQAQSYEPVAGKTKATPSKKRVTTTSAATKQNSARQSSSRRSTRQQQGDVVDLDEDAKKNGKRMKKRRGNSAEEEVEKSVPHIYVSPINGVLAVSHAPVDINPEEFDSYLNSLDNLLQQQPSEAGQESSSSLPVSESSPVKQHEWAEARMKLSSLLEKDLFSLFMSNEAVEIASLATKLKKDPILSAEEIVRLKLIEEIPTFSDVFQENKSVIQDANRFFSALELNKGKVASLKYEYSDLKEKLGNIQTEVDTNTETIREIDEQITQLQAKRTELTRCNGNKEKEKVDLSFGQKMVANSIPKVVQEVQAANLKKPDWEMKKDNALKREAEILDKFSSLKGFYF
- the LOC104732147 gene encoding pentatricopeptide repeat-containing protein At4g14850-like isoform X1 — encoded protein: MSLLSADALGLLLKNAISTSSLRLGRVAHARIVKTLDSPPPPFLANYLISLYSKLDHPESARIVLRLTPARNVVSWTSLVSGLVNNGHFSTALFEFFEMRREGVVPNDFTFPCAFKAVGSLRLPVTGKQIHGLAVKCGRILDVFVGCSAFDMYCKTRLRDDARKLFDEIPERNCETWNAYITNSVIDGKPREAIEAFIEFRRIGGQPNSITFCGFLNACSDGLHLDLGKQLHGLVFRFGFDSDVSVYNGLIDFYGKCKQILCSEIVFAEMGAKNAVSWCSLVAAYVQNHEDEKASLLYLRSRKDIVETSDYMISSALSACAGMAGLELGRSIHGHAVKACVERTLFVGSALVDMYGKCGCIEDSEHAFDEMPEKNLVTLNSLIGGYAHQGQVDMALALFEEMAPRGCGPTPNYMTFVSLLSACSRAGAVENGMWIFDSMKSTYGIEPGAEHYSCIVDMLGRAGMVERAYEFIKKMPIQPTISVWGALQNACRMHGKPHLGILAAESLFKLDPKDSGNHVLLSNTFAAAGRWAEANTVREEMKGVGIKKGAGYSWITVKNQIHAFQAKERSHIMNKEIQTMLTKLRNEMEASGYKPDLKLSLYDLEEEEQAAEVAYHSEKLALAFGLVTLRQGIPIRITKNLRICGDCHSFFKFVSGSVKREIIVRDNNRFHRFTDGLCSCRDYW
- the LOC104732146 gene encoding uncharacterized protein LOC104732146 isoform X1, which codes for MDMEEEMCQTPHGFDDESVPMSKETEPVRVDKEDFQENGFHKEGDGDHEKLNGNRSSLTPRGTDLNQHPAIPPASSGQGLPYAPVDFPSPGDVWSWRVGKRVYNTGFHKDRFLILPERLRVKNAPKFFAGKNTLSRYLETRFPDTDVNSFYASFTWSIPALSQPTNRVDDASLFEETSKEGEKQDEIAEDGEKEGTTSRYSQRKRKLVKQAQSYEPVAGKTKATPSKKRVTTTSAATKQNSARQSSSRRSTRQQQGDVVDLDEDAKKNGKRMKKRRGNSAEEEVEKSVPHIYVSPINGVLAVSHAPVDINPEEFDSYLNSLDNLLQQQPSEAGQESSSSLPVSESSPVKQHEWAEARMKLSSLLEKDLFSLFMSNEAVEIASLATKLKKDPILSAEEIVRLKLIEEIPTFSDVFQENKSVIQDANRFFSALELNKGKVASLKYEYSDLKEKLGNIQTEVDTNTETIREIDEQITQLQAKRTELTRCNGNKEKEKVDLSFGQKMVANSIPKVVQEVQAANLKKPDWEMKKDNALKREAEILDKFSSLKGFYF
- the LOC104732147 gene encoding pentatricopeptide repeat-containing protein At4g14850-like isoform X2, giving the protein MSLLSADALGLLLKNAISTSSLRLGRVAHARIVKTLDSPPPPFLANYLISLYSKLDHPESARIVLRLTPARNVVSWTSLVSGLVNNGHFSTALFEFFEMRREGVVPNDFTFPCAFKAVGSLRLPVTGKQIHGLAVKCGRILDVFVGCSAFDMYCKTRLRDDARKLFDEIPERNCETWNAYITNSVIDGKPREAIEAFIEFRRIGGQPNSITFCGFLNACSDGLHLDLGKQLHGLVFRFGFDSDVSVYNGLIDFYGKCKQILCSEIVFAEMGAKNAVSWCSLVAAYVQNHEDEKASLLYLRSRKDIVETSDYMISSALSACAGMAGLELGRSIHGHAVKACVERTLFVGSALVDMYGKCGCIEDSEHAFDEMPEKNLVTLNSLIGGYAHQGQVDMALALFEEMAPRGCGPTPNYMTFVSLLSACSRAGAVENGMWIFDSMKSTYGIEPGAEHYSCIVDMLGRAGMVERAYEFIKKMPIQPTISVWGALQNACRMHGKPHLGILAAESLFKLDPKDSGNHVLLSNTFAAAGRWAEANTVREEMKGVGIKKGAGYSWITVKNQIHAFQAKERSHIMNKEIQTMLTKLRNEMEASGYKPDLKLSLYDLEEEEQAAEVAYHSEKLALAFGLVTLRQGIPIRITKNLRICGDCHSFFKFVSGSVKREIIVRDNNRFHRFTDGLCSCRDYW